The proteins below are encoded in one region of Amycolatopsis acidiphila:
- a CDS encoding aspartate/glutamate racemase family protein: MRILVVNPNTTESMTTAIGEACRAVAAPGTEITAINPAWGPPSIETYVEDYVAAAAMLQTIAGHRDSYDAFVVACAGDPGLYAARQLTDAPVIGIAEAAMHMACLVAHRFSIVTVIDSVRPMLEDMVSVAGMSPRCASIRATSLSVLEIEQDYDHAERVLIEESRRAVEQDGAEAIVLGCAGMGPLDKRLQKELGVPVLDGCGCAVTLAESLHRYGITTSKAGAFAMDAARLPRLGFPVSQQ, translated from the coding sequence ATGCGCATTCTCGTCGTCAACCCCAACACCACGGAGAGCATGACCACCGCGATCGGCGAAGCGTGCCGTGCGGTCGCCGCTCCCGGTACCGAGATCACCGCGATCAACCCGGCCTGGGGGCCGCCGTCGATCGAGACCTATGTGGAGGACTACGTCGCGGCCGCGGCGATGCTCCAGACCATCGCCGGACACCGCGACTCCTACGACGCCTTCGTCGTCGCGTGCGCGGGCGATCCCGGCCTGTACGCCGCCCGCCAGCTGACCGACGCACCGGTGATCGGGATCGCCGAGGCCGCCATGCACATGGCCTGCCTGGTGGCGCACCGGTTCTCCATCGTGACGGTGATCGACAGCGTCCGCCCGATGCTCGAGGACATGGTGAGCGTCGCCGGGATGTCCCCGCGCTGCGCGTCGATCCGCGCCACGTCCCTTTCGGTGCTGGAAATCGAGCAGGACTACGACCACGCCGAGCGGGTGCTGATCGAAGAGAGCAGGCGCGCCGTCGAGCAGGACGGCGCCGAGGCGATCGTGCTCGGCTGCGCCGGGATGGGCCCGCTCGACAAGCGGTTGCAGAAAGAGCTCGGCGTGCCGGTGCTCGACGGGTGCGGCTGCGCGGTCACCCTCGCCGAGTCCCTCCACCGCTACGGCATCACGACGAGCAAGGCCGGCGCCTTCGCCATGGACGCGGCTCGCCTGCCGCGGCTGGGTTTCCCGGTTTCCCAACAGTAA
- a CDS encoding Zn-dependent hydrolase, translating to MSESLPEVSPHRMAELVTELGRVGEQPGGGLIRFVYDDAWRTAGGLLAHWMAEAGLEVRTDAVGNVFGRLAGTESEATVLTGSHFDTVPMGGRYDGALGVLSGLAALEALSKTFGRPKKSLEVVALCEEESSRFPANFFGSRAMLGTIADDEPETLHDADGMTLADAMTRIGLDPRAIGSARRNDVEAFVELHIEQGRVLQDEGTRIGIVTAITGLRWLDVTVSGRADHAGATPMDLRRDAMQGAAEMTQAVTALVEAEGRPAVATCGAWQVLPGGVNIVPEQVTFSIDLRHPDEATLDRLAGRIRQECARIATRRQLAVALNDTKLVPPAPMDESVRALIEKAAAEQGASARPIPSGAGHDSQMWAPHVPTAMIFVPSVDGRSHCPEEYTAPEDCAVGASVLAGTLRELAY from the coding sequence GTGTCCGAATCCCTGCCGGAAGTCTCCCCGCACCGGATGGCGGAACTCGTCACCGAGCTCGGCCGGGTCGGCGAGCAACCGGGCGGCGGGCTGATCCGCTTCGTGTACGACGACGCCTGGCGCACCGCCGGTGGCCTGCTCGCGCACTGGATGGCGGAGGCGGGCCTGGAGGTCCGCACCGACGCCGTGGGAAACGTGTTCGGCCGACTGGCCGGTACCGAAAGCGAAGCCACCGTGCTCACCGGCTCGCACTTCGACACGGTGCCGATGGGCGGCCGGTACGACGGCGCGCTGGGTGTCCTTTCCGGACTCGCGGCGCTCGAAGCCTTGAGCAAGACTTTTGGCAGGCCGAAGAAATCGCTCGAAGTCGTGGCGCTGTGCGAGGAGGAGAGCAGCCGTTTCCCGGCCAACTTCTTCGGTTCCCGCGCGATGCTCGGCACGATCGCCGACGACGAGCCGGAGACCCTGCACGACGCGGACGGCATGACGCTGGCGGACGCGATGACACGGATCGGGCTCGATCCGCGGGCGATCGGCTCGGCGCGCCGGAACGACGTCGAAGCGTTCGTCGAGCTGCACATCGAGCAGGGCCGGGTGCTTCAGGACGAAGGTACCCGGATCGGGATCGTCACCGCGATCACCGGGCTGCGCTGGCTCGACGTCACCGTGTCCGGCCGCGCCGATCACGCCGGGGCGACGCCGATGGACCTGCGCCGCGACGCCATGCAGGGGGCCGCGGAGATGACCCAGGCGGTGACCGCGCTGGTCGAGGCCGAGGGCCGCCCGGCGGTGGCGACCTGTGGTGCGTGGCAGGTACTGCCCGGCGGCGTGAACATCGTGCCCGAGCAGGTCACCTTCTCGATCGACCTGCGTCATCCCGACGAGGCGACACTCGACCGGCTGGCCGGGCGGATCCGCCAGGAATGCGCCCGCATCGCGACGCGGCGGCAACTCGCCGTCGCCCTCAACGACACCAAACTGGTGCCGCCCGCGCCGATGGACGAGTCGGTCCGGGCGCTCATCGAGAAGGCGGCCGCGGAACAGGGCGCGAGCGCGCGCCCGATCCCCAGCGGGGCCGGGCACGACAGCCAGATGTGGGCGCCGCACGTGCCCACAGCGATGATCTTCGTGCCCAGTGTGGACGGTCGCTCGCACTGCCCGGAGGAGTACACCGCACCGGAGGACTGCGCGGTGGGGGCGTCGGTTCTGGCCGGCACCCTGCGCGAACTCGCTTACTAG
- a CDS encoding IclR family transcriptional regulator, with amino-acid sequence MPAGGEPGELADACRSDVGSVAAAVMGGDETPIASLSLSIPMSRLTPESEAGYGETASEAARDLSAPIGYTSAHPE; translated from the coding sequence GTGCCGGCCGGTGGAGAACCCGGCGAACTGGCTGACGCGTGCCGATCCGACGTCGGCTCCGTCGCGGCGGCCGTGATGGGCGGCGACGAGACCCCGATCGCGAGCCTGAGCCTGAGCATCCCGATGAGCCGCCTGACCCCCGAATCCGAAGCGGGCTACGGCGAAACGGCCAGCGAGGCAGCACGCGACCTCAGCGCCCCGATCGGCTACACATCGGCCCACCCGGAATGA
- a CDS encoding nucleoside hydrolase encodes MERLVIDTDIGTYYDDAFAVLLAANSPEVQFEGVTTCYGDTELRAEIACKILEFVGRPEVPVYAGIGDPLGEAEALMFGFEGEGIFDDGRPEKKPEEGSAVEFLTRIVRENPGEITICTLGTVTNVAAAIRQDPTFVENLKHLIIMGGVIVPVVDEKGITRSPVEEYNLNNDPVAAKIVMESGANITLVPIDVTLRVPMSEQQIEAMRTARSKSAQLVSRILEPWPEQERLIYLSVGIPTEFTGIWLHDPLTIAVAFDPSLITSARIHVATEFAPTLVPRDLLIRHDILRTIPKKKAPNMNVAVDVDADRFTQLFADRITGGL; translated from the coding sequence GTGGAACGCCTCGTCATCGACACCGACATCGGCACCTACTACGACGACGCCTTCGCCGTCCTGCTCGCGGCCAACTCGCCCGAGGTGCAGTTCGAAGGTGTCACCACCTGCTACGGCGACACCGAGCTGCGCGCCGAGATCGCGTGCAAGATCCTTGAGTTCGTCGGCAGGCCCGAGGTTCCGGTGTACGCGGGAATCGGCGACCCGCTCGGCGAGGCCGAAGCGCTGATGTTCGGGTTTGAAGGGGAAGGCATCTTCGACGACGGCCGGCCGGAGAAGAAGCCCGAGGAGGGCTCGGCCGTCGAGTTCCTCACCCGCATCGTGCGCGAGAACCCCGGCGAGATCACCATCTGCACGCTGGGCACGGTGACGAACGTGGCGGCGGCGATCCGCCAGGACCCGACGTTCGTCGAGAACCTCAAGCACCTCATCATCATGGGCGGCGTGATCGTCCCGGTGGTCGACGAGAAGGGCATCACCCGCTCCCCCGTCGAGGAGTACAACCTCAACAACGACCCGGTCGCCGCGAAGATCGTGATGGAGTCGGGTGCGAACATCACCCTGGTCCCGATCGACGTCACGCTGCGCGTGCCCATGTCGGAGCAGCAGATCGAGGCCATGCGCACCGCCAGGAGCAAGTCGGCGCAGCTGGTTTCGCGGATCCTCGAGCCGTGGCCCGAGCAGGAGCGGCTGATCTACCTCAGCGTCGGCATCCCCACCGAGTTCACCGGGATCTGGCTGCACGACCCGCTGACCATCGCGGTCGCGTTCGACCCGAGCCTGATCACCTCGGCCCGCATCCACGTGGCGACCGAGTTCGCCCCCACCCTGGTGCCGCGGGACCTGCTGATCCGGCACGACATCCTGCGCACCATCCCGAAGAAGAAGGCGCCGAACATGAACGTCGCCGTCGACGTGGACGCCGACCGGTTCACCCAGCTCTTCGCGGACCGCATCACCGGCGGGCTTTGA